One region of Corvus hawaiiensis isolate bCorHaw1 chromosome 12, bCorHaw1.pri.cur, whole genome shotgun sequence genomic DNA includes:
- the MMP15 gene encoding matrix metalloproteinase-15, with amino-acid sequence MAAGRGAPWRAGGRLPPLVVLLALLAGAAGEDINAEAWLRLYGYLPQPSRRMSTMRSAETFSAALAEMQKFYGITVTGVLDEETKAWMKRPRCGVPDQFGARMKSNMRRKRYALTGRRWSQSHLTFSIQNYTEKLGRYHSYEAVRRAFRVWEQATPLVFREVAYEDIRQKRKKEADIMVLFASGFHGDSSPFDGLGGFLAHAYFPGPGMGGDTHFDLDEPWTLENADVSGNNLFLVAVHELGHSLGLEHSSNPSAIMAPFYQWMDTENFQLPEDDLKGIQQLYGTADGHPQPTKPLPTVTPRRPGRPDQRPPKPPSPGKPEQPPKPGSPDRPDQYGPDICDGDFDTVAVLRGEMFVFKGRWFWRVRHNRVLDNYPMPIGHFWRGLPGDIDAAYERHDGRFVFFKGDRYWLFREANLEPGYPQPLVTYGQGIPYDSIDTAVWWEPTGHTFFFRGDRYWRFNEDTRSVDPGYPKPISVWVGIPPSPKGAFLSPDASSTYFYRGTKYWKFDNERLKTEPGYPKSILRDFMGCHTELVPDPNPRWPDVDRPPFNPDGDGGTEGEEEEEEDEDYSEGDGQPGRDVDVVVQIDEYTRTMSVVMVLVLLVLLLCILGLIYVIVQMQRKGAPRMLLYCKRSLQEWV; translated from the exons ATGGCAGCAGGGCGCGGCGCCCCctggcgggcgggcgggcggctcCCGCCGCTCGTGGTGCTGCTGGCGCTGctggcgggggcggcgggcgaggaCATCAACGCCGAG GCATGGCTGCGGCTCTACGGATACCTGCCGCAGCCCAGCCGCCGGATGTCCACCATGCGCTCGGCCGAGACCTTCTCCGCGGCGCTTGCCGAGATGCAGAAGTTCTATGGCATCACCGTCACCGGCGTCCTGGACGAGGAGACCAAGGC GTGGATGAAACGTCCCCGCTGTGGGGTCCCAGATCAGTTTGGAGCACGGATGAAGTCCAACATGCGTCGGAAGCGGTACGCGCTGACAGGGCGGCGCTGGAGCCAGAGCCACCTCACCTTCAG CATCCAAAACTACACGGAGAAGCTGGGTCGGTACCACTCGTACGAGGCTGTCCGACGAGCTTTCCGGGTGTGGGAGCAAGCCACGCCGCTGGTTTTCCGGGAGGTGGCCTACGAGGACATCcggcagaagaggaagaaggaggctGACATCATGGTGCTCTTTGCCTCTGGATTCCATGGAGACAGCTCTCCCTTTGATGGCCTTGGGGGATTTTTGGCTCATGCCTATTTTCCCGGCCCTGGCATGGGGGGGGACACGCATTTCGACTTGGATGAGCCCTGGACGCTGGAGAATGCAGATGTGTCTG GGAACAACCTTTTCCTGGTGGCCGTGCATGAGCTGGGGCACTCGCTGGGCTTGGAGCACTCCAGCAACCCCAGCGCTATCATGGCCCCCTTCTACCAGTGGATGGACACGGAGAACTTCCAGCTGCCCGAGGATGACCTCAAGGGCATCCAGCAGCTCTACG GTACCGCAGATGGGCACCCTCAGCCCACCAAGCCTTTGCCCACTGTGACACCCCGGAGACCTGGCAGGCCAGACCAGAGACCCCCTAAACCTCCCTCTCCGGGAAAACCAGAGCAACCACCCAAACCTGGCAGCCCAGACCGACCTGACCAGTATGGCCCTGACATCTGCGATGGGGACTTTGACACGGTGGCAGTGCTGCGTGGGGAGATGTTTGTGTTCAAG GGCCGGTGGTTCTGGAGGGTCCGGCACAACCGGGTGCTGGACAACTACCCCATGCCCATCGGACACTTCTGGCGGGGCCTCCCTGGGGACATTGATGCTGCCTACGAGAGGCATGATGGGAGGTTCGTCTTCTTTAAAG GTGACCGGTACTGGCTCTTCCGAGAAGCCAACCTGGAGCCTGGGTACCCACAGCCCCTGGTCACCTATGGGCAGGGCATCCCCTACGACAGCATAGACACGGCCGTCTGGTGGGAACCTACAGGACACACCTTCTTCTTCCGTGGCGACAG ATACTGGCGCTTCAACGAGGACACGCGCTCGGTGGACCCCGGGTACCCAAAGCCCATCTCTGTCTGGGTGGGCATCCCTCCCTCACCCAAGGGAGCCTTCCTCAGCCCGGACGCCT CCTCCACCTACTTCTACAGAGGCACAAAGTACTGGAAATTTGACAATGAGCGTCTCAAGACAGAGCCAGGctatcccaaatccatcctACGGGACTTCATGGGCTGTCACACAGAGCTGGTCCCAGACCCCAATCCCCGCTGGCCTGATGTGGACCGACCCCCCTTCAACCCTGATGGGGATGGGGGGACTgaaggtgaggaggaggaggaggaagatgaggattACAGCGAGGGAGATGGCCAGCCAGGCAGGGACGTGGACGTGGTGGTGCAGATCGATGAGTACACGCGCACCATGAGCGTGGTcatggtgctggtgctgctggtgctgctgctctgcatcctGGGTCTCATCTACGTCATCGTCCAGATGCAGAGGAAGGGCGCACCCCGAATGCTCTTGTACTGCAAGCGCTCCTTGCAGGAGTGGGTCTGA
- the USB1 gene encoding U6 snRNA phosphodiesterase 1 encodes MSAALVGYSSSEEEEEEEGGSRGGGAQGPPGASAGRPRLPAPAGLLGDPEPEEAVSDDSSRHGGRVRGFPHERGNWATHVYLPYIAQEEFLELLELLVSRARTYVPSLAAMEEFHLSLSQCVVLRYHWIEPFVRSLRERLAAFHRFFCVADQVKVYTNQNKTRTFIGLEVSAGHFQLLELVSEVDGVLEEFDLPTFYKDPSFHISLAWCVGDLSGRLEGQCLRELQDIVDGFEDSAFLLRIQWEQIRCKSGNKYFSFPLR; translated from the exons ATGAGCGCCGCGCTGGTGGGGTACAgcagctccgaggaggaggaggaggaggaaggggggagccggggcggcggcgcgcaGGGACCCCCTGGGGCCAG CGCCGGCCGTCCCCGCCTGCCCGCGCCCGCCGGCCTGCTGGGAGACCCGGAGCCGGAGGAGGCCGTGAGCGATGACAGCTCCCGGCACGGCGGCCGCGTGCGCGGCTTCCCCCACGAGCGGGGCAACTGGGCCACGCACGTCTACCTGCCCT ACATTGCCCAGGAGGaattcctggagctgctggagctgctggtgtccCGCGCTCGCACCTACGTCCCGTCGCTGGCTGCCATGGAGGAGTTCCACCTGAGCCTCTCGCAGTGCGTGGTGCTGCGCTACCACTGGATAGAGCCCTTCGTCCGCTCCCTCAGGGAGCGGCTGGCCGCCTTCCACAG gttCTTCTGTGTGGCTGACCAAGTGAAGGTTTACACCaaccagaacaaaaccag GACATTTATTGGCTTGGAAGTCTCTGCTGGgcatttccagctgctggagctggtcTCGGAGGTGGACGGCGTTCTAGAGGAATTTGACCTTCCCACATTCTACAAG GACCCGTCGTTCCACATCAGCTTGGCCTGGTGCGTCGGGGACCTGTCTGGCAGGCTGGAAGGGCAGTGTCTGCGGGAGCTCCAG GACATTGTGGATGGGTTTGAGGACTCAGCATTCCTGCTGCGTATCCAATGGGAGCAAATCCGCTGCAAGTCAGGGAACAAGTACTTCTCCTTCCCCTTGAGGTAG
- the ZNF319 gene encoding zinc finger protein 319, producing the protein MSESWQQQQQQPQQPPPPQQHHAGAAALPEHSIPPSTADNPLGCAVYGILLQPDPGLQHHQHTPIQAGEPSHKCGVCGHDLAHLSNPHEHQCLPGHDRSFQCTQCLKIFHQATDLLEHQCIQVEQKPFVCGVCKMGFSLLTSLAQHHNVHNGNAMKCSICEKTYKPPEVEHSQALDPSEKPYSCSICQKTFKHLSELSRHERIHTGEKPYKCTLCDKSFSQSSHLVHHKRTHSSERPYKCTVCEKTFKHRSHLVRHMYAHSGEHLFKCNVCELHFKESSELLQHPCTPSGERPFRCGECQKAFKRPSDLRQHERTHSEERPFKCDLCQMSFKQQYALMRHRRTHKAEERFKCNLCEKGFVQPSHLVYHQHVHGIENLFKCNVCQKGFSQSSELLRHKCVQNAERPFKCAVCNKSYKRASALQKHQLAHCAEKPLKCTLCERRFFSSSEFVQHRCDPAREKPLKCPDCEKRFKYASDLQRHRRVHTGEKPYKCSSCEKAFKQREHLNKHHSVHAREQQYKCMWCGERFLDLGLLQEHSVQHTAEGAYQVAACLP; encoded by the coding sequence atgTCAGAAAGctggcagcagcaacagcagcaaccaCAGCAGCCGCCGCCACCGCAGCAGCACCACGCTGGGGCAGCCGCCCTCCCAGAGCACTCCatccctcccagcactgctgacaaCCCCTTGGGCTGTGCTGTCTACGGCATCCTGCTCCAGCCGGACCCCGGACTGCAGCACCACCAGCACACCCCCATCCAGGCTGGAGAGCCATCCCACAAATGTGGGGTGTGTGGCCATGACCTCGCTCACCTCTCCAACCCCCATGAGCACCAGTGCTTGCCAGGCCATGACCGCTCTTTCCAGTGTACCCAGTGCCTGAAGATCTTCCACCAGGCCACTGACCTTCTTGAACATCAGTGTATCCAGGTGGAGCAGAAGCCCTTTGTGTGTGGGGTTTGCAAGATGGGCTTCTCCCTCCTGACCTCACTGGCGCAGCATCACAATGTCCACAACGGCAATGCCATGAAGTGCTCTATCTGTGAGAAGACCTACAAGCCTCCCGAGGTAGAGCATTCACAGGCTCTCGACCCCTCAGAGAAGCCCTACAGCTGCTCCATCTGTCAGAAAACCTTCAAGCACCTCTCGGAGCTGTCCCGGCATGAGCGCATCCACACAGGTGAGAAGCCGTACAAGTGCACGCTGTGTGACAAGAGCTTCAGCCAGTCCTCCCACCTGGTGCACCACAAACGGACGCACAGCTCGGAGCGGCCCTACAAGTGCACGGTGTGCGAGAAGACCTTCAAGCACCGCTCCCACCTGGTGCGCCACATGTACGCGCATTCCGGGGAGCACCTCTTCAAGTGCAACGTCTGCGAGCTGCACTTCAAGGAGTCctcggagctgctgcagcaccccTGCACGCCCAGCGGGGAGCGGCCCTTCCGCTGTGGGGAGTGCCAGAAGGCCTTCAAGCGTCCCTCGGACCTGCGGCAGCATGAGCGCACGCACAGCGAGGAGCGGCCCTTCAAGTGCGACCTCTGCCAGATGAGCTTCAAGCAGCAGTACGCGCTCATGCGCCACCGCCGCACGCACAAGGCCGAGGAGCGCTTCAAGTGCAACCTGTGTGAGAAGGGCTTTGTGCAGCCCTCGCACTTGGTGTACCACCAGCACGTGCACGGCATAGAGAACCTCTTCAAGTGCAACGTGTGCCAGAAAGGCTTCAGCCAGTCCTCAGAACTGCTGCGGCACAAGTGCGTGCAGAACGCGGAGCGGCCCTTCAAGTGCGCGGTGTGCAACAAGTCCTACAAGCGGGCCTCGGCTCTGCAGAAGCACCAGCTGGCCCACTGCGCTGAGAAGCCACTCAAGTGCACGCTCTGCGAGAGACGTTTCTTCTCCTCCTCGGAGTTCGTGCAGCACCGCTGCGACCCGGCCCGTGAGAAGCCCCTCAAGTGCCCCGACTGTGAAAAGCGGTTCAAGTACGCTTCGGACCTGCAGCGCCACCGGCGCGTGCACACGGGCGAGAAGCCCTACAAGTGCTCCTCCTGCGAGAAGGCCTTCAAGCAGCGTGAGCACCTCAACAAGCACCACAGCGTGCATGCCCGGGAGCAGCAGTATAAGTGCATGTGGTGCGGGGAACGGTTCCTGGACTTGGgcctgctgcaggagcacagcgTCCAGCACACGGCCGAGGGTGCCTACCAGGTGGCTGCCTGCTTGCCATGA